A stretch of Cucumis sativus cultivar 9930 chromosome 2, Cucumber_9930_V3, whole genome shotgun sequence DNA encodes these proteins:
- the LOC101221208 gene encoding 60S ribosomal protein L38: MPKQIHEIKDFLLTARRKDARSVKIKRSKDVVKFKVRCSKYLYTLCVFDSEKADKLKQSLPPGLSVQDL, from the exons ATG CCAAAGCAAATCCATGAGATCAAAGACTTTCTTCTCACTGCTAGAAGAAAGGATGCCCGCTCGGTCAAAATCAAGAGGAGCAAAGATGTAGTCAAGTTTAAGGTTCGCTGCTCCAAGTACCTTTACACGCTCTGCGTCTTTGACTCGGAGAAGGCTGACAAATTGAAGCAGTCTCTTCCCCCAG GTTTGAGTGTGCAAGATCTTTGA